From the Micromonospora echinofusca genome, the window AAGGCCAGGGCCAGCGGCAGCGCCACCACCGCCACGGTCAGCCCGGCGAGCAGGTCACGCCGGGGCGAGCGGCGGACGGCCTGCCAGTCGGCGCGCGGCGGCAGCAGCCCGAGGAAGCGCTCGCGCAGCCCGAGTGCCTGGCTCACCGCTGCGTCCCGGAGGACCGCAGCTCGTCCAGCAGCGCGTCCCGGTCGGTGAGGACCGCGCCCAGGATGCGCCGTCCGGCGGCGAGCAGGTCGGCCACGTCGGGGGTGCTGAGCGCGTACATCACCAGGGCGCCCTCGCGACTGGAGGTGACCATGCCGGCCCGGCGCAGCACCGCGAGCTGCTGCGACAGGTTGGACGCCTCGACGTCGATGGCCGCCAGCAGGTCGCGGACCGGCTTCGGCCCGTCCTGGAGCAGCTCCAGGACCCGGATCCGAACCGGGTGGCCAAGGGTGCGGAAGAGCTCCGCCTTGGCCTGGTAGAGCGGTACCGACACGTCAGCCTCCGTCATGGGACCCACATCCGGTTGCCAACTTTAGCACTTGCGAAAACCTTCAACTTACATTGCAAGCGGCGCCCACCCTGGCTGGATCACGAACAGGGGCGATGACCAGCGAAATCACGACAGTAGCGAGCAGCACCACCCAGCGCCGAGGTCGACCACCGCGTTGACCGCGACGGCCCGGGCCCGACGATCCCGAAGTACGGCTGGTACGGCGTCGAAGGCCGCGGGGCCGGCCCAGTGTTGCCAGGTCAGGATGCCGCGGGCGCTCCCCCGTGAACTGCCGGGGATGGTCGGGCCGCTCCGTTCGGGCCCATGAGGTGACCGAGCCCGCCGCCCATCGCATGACGAC encodes:
- a CDS encoding ArsR/SmtB family transcription factor: MSVPLYQAKAELFRTLGHPVRIRVLELLQDGPKPVRDLLAAIDVEASNLSQQLAVLRRAGMVTSSREGALVMYALSTPDVADLLAAGRRILGAVLTDRDALLDELRSSGTQR